Within the Microbacterium sp. 1S1 genome, the region GATCGGCTCGGCAGACGACGACTGTTCCCCCTCGGCGGCGGCTTCCTCATCGACGGCGCACCGGTTCGGCTCGCCGTGCCGTCCGCCTCCGCACAGGGGCCCCGTCGGACGGCCTCCGGGTCCTTCGCCGTGGCCGATCAGCGTGCGCGGACGGCTCTGCCCAGCCGCATCCTCGTGGAGGGGCGACACGACGCCGAGCTCGTGGAGAAGGTGTGGGGTGCCGACCTGCGCGTCGAGGGTGTCGTGGTGGAGTATCTGCAGGGCGTCGATCTGCTCGACGACCTCCTCGCGGCGGAGCCCCCGAGCGCGCGACGGCGGTACGGCGTCCTCGTCGACCACCTCGTTCCCGGGTCGAAGGAGTCCCGCATCGCCGACGCGGTCGCCCGCGGCCCGCACGGGCGGCACGTCCGCATCGTCGGACACCCGTTCGTCGACGTCTGGCAGTGTGTCACCCCGCGGGCCCTCGGCATCGCCGCGTGGCCGGAGATCCCGCGCGGCGTCGATTGGAAGACCGGCATCTGCCGCGCCTTCGGCTGGCCCCATGAGACGCAGGCGGATACGGCTCGCGCCTGGCAGCACATCCTGTCGAGGGTGACCACCTACCGCGATCTCGAGCCCGCGCTGCTGGGTCGCGTCGAGGAACTGATCGACTTCGTCACGGAGCCCGCGGCCTGACCGCGTCCGGGCGTCGCGACGTCGACGGCTACCCTGGATCCATGCCCGAACCCCGAACCTTCCGCGACGAACCGGTGTCTTTCGTGCGCCGGAGCGGCCGGATGTCCGAGGCGCAGGAGCGCGCCTTCTCCGACCTCGCCCCGCGGTACCTGCTCGACGTGCCCCGCGACGTCGCGTGGACGTCGGTGCACCCGGAGGCGCGGCTCGACATCGGCGAGGAGTACGGCAGGGACGCGGATCTCTATGTCGAGATCGGGTCCGGCCAGGGGCACGCCATCGTCGCGGCGGCATCGAGCCGCCCTCACGACGATTTCCTCGCGGTGGAGGTCTTCCGCGCCGGGGTCGCGCGCACCATGCTCGACGCCGATCGTGCCGGCGCGCACAATCTCCGTGTGGTCGAGGCGAACGCGCCGGAGGTCCTCGCCTCCTACCTGCCGGAGGGCGCCGCCGCCGAGGTGTGGATCTTCTTCCCCGACCCGTGGCACAAGAAGCGCCACACCAAGCGCCGCCTCGTACGACCGGGCTTCGGTGACACCGCCGCCAGGGCGCTCCGCGACGGCGGCCTGCTCCGACTCGCGACCGATTGGGAGGATTACGCCTTCCAGATGCGGGAGGTCCTCGACGCGGAGCCGCTCTTCGAGCGGGCGTTCGACGGCGACTGGGCGGAAAGGTTCGACGGTCGCGTGATGACGGCCTTCGAGCGCAAAGGGATCGCGAAGGGACGTGACATCCGTGATCTGGTGTACCGCCGACGGGACCGTGTGTGACTCAGCCGACCGTGGTCTCGACGGCCGGTGAGCGGCTCGTCCCGGCCGTACTGGTGTGCGCGGCGGCCCCGGCCTTCTTCGTCGCGGCGCTGCCCTGGCTCGGCTGGCTGCTGCTGGCGCTCGGGGTGGGCGTCGCCGCACTGATCGAACGCCGCGAGCCGGTGCCGACGGCGGCCGAGCGAATGCGGCGTCCATCTCTCACCCGCGATCTCGCGCTGATCGCCATCGGCATGCTGATCGTGAGCGCGATCCCGCTCGCGGCGGAACTGGACAACCTGGCCATGCTGCGCTTCACGATCGCGCTGGGCGGAGCGGTGCTGGTGCCGTACGTGCTCTCGCGATTCGTCTTCCGCGACCACGCGATCCGTTTCCCGTGGCGGACGGGGCAGCGCTGGGGGGCGCTCCAGTGGGGGTGGCTCGCCGCCGTCCTTGTGCTGGGCTGGCTGATTCTGCCGTTCTACTTCATCAGCAGCGGGGTTTACCAGAACTGGCCCGTGGTCGACACGCCGGATCTCATCGTGCGCCTCTTCGTCGGCGTCGGCGCGGTCGGCATCTGGGACGAGCTGTTCTTCATCTGTACCGTCTTCGCCCTGCTGCGCCGGCACTTTCCCGACGCGCTCGCGAACGTGCTGCAGGCCGTCGTGTTCGTCTCCTTCCTCTGGGAGCTGGGGTATCGGGAGTGGGGACCGCTGCTGACGATCCCGTTCGCCCTCCTGCAGGGATTCATCTTCCTCCGCACGCACTCGCTGGCCTACGTCGTCACCGTGCACCTCCTCTTCGACGCGGTGGTCTTCGCGGTGCTCGTCCACGCGCACAACCCGGGTCTCCTGCCGATCTTCTTGGTCTGACGGGGTGACTTCCCGGTCGCGAGCGGCCACACTCGATGCATGGCCGAGTGGGTGCTGCACGTCGACATGGATCAGTTCATCGCGGCCGTCGAGGTGCGGCGCCGCCCCGAACTCGCCGGCCGCCCGGTGATCGTCGGCGGACGGGGCGATCCGACGGAACGGGCCGTCGTGTCCACGGCCTCCTACGAGGCCCGCGCGTTCGGTATCGGCTCGGGGATGCCCTTGAAGGTCGCCGCACGGAAGGCGCCGGAGGATGCGGTGTTCCTTCCCGTGGATCATGCCGAGTACGAGCGTGCGTCCGACGAGGTGATGGCGGCGCTGCGTGGCCTGCCGGACGTCGTGCTCGAGGTGATCGGATGGGACGAGTGCTTCCTCGGGACGGTCACCGACGACCCGGAAAGCGTGGCCCGCGCCGCTCAGCGCGCCGTGGACGAGGCGACAGGACTGCACTGCTCGGTGGGTATCGGCGACAACAAGGTCAGGGCGAAGATCGCGACGGAGTTCGGAAAGCCGCAGGGCGTGTTCCGACTGACCGCCGACAACTGGTTCGCGGTGATGGGGGACCGGCCGACGCGCGACCTCTGGGGCGTGGGCCCCAAGGTGCAGAAACGGCTCGCCGCCCACGGCATCGACACTGTCCGTGAACTGGCAGCGGCAGACGAGGCGACGTTGGTGGCGGAGTTCGGTCCGAAGATGGGGCGCTGGTACCTCGGGCTCGGTTCCGGGCTGGGTCCGCGGGTCGTCGACGACACCCCCTGGGTGGCACGGAGCCACAGTCGGGAGACGACGTATCAGCAGAACCTCACGACTCACGGCGAGGTGCGGGACGCCCTGCGGGAACTCGCCGAGCACGCCTTCGACGACTGCGCTGCCGAAGGCCGCCCGGTGACGAGGGTGCATCTGAAAGTGCGGTACGCGCCGTTCGAGACGAAGACCTTCGGTCGAAAGCTCGCGGCGCCCACGACGGAACGCGAGGAGGTCGTCGCCGCGGCGCTCGCCCTCGGCGACACCCTCGACCCCGACCGCGAAGTGCGCCTGCTCGGTGTGCGGGCAGAGATGGCGATGCCGGACGCACCGGGCGGTGTCGAGCGGACGCCCGTGCGAGGCCGGATCTGAGCTCAGTGGCGGACGGCGCTCAGTCGCGGACGATCGCCGCGATCGCACTCACCTCGATGAGTGCACCGGGTACCCCGAGTCCGGCGACGCGTGCGGCGGTCACCAGGG harbors:
- a CDS encoding DUF3097 domain-containing protein; translated protein: MDDRYGSDVLAAGWRDRGAKPVPQVPAEIDLVVEVAADGFCGAVTKVQGGAVELEDRLGRRRLFPLGGGFLIDGAPVRLAVPSASAQGPRRTASGSFAVADQRARTALPSRILVEGRHDAELVEKVWGADLRVEGVVVEYLQGVDLLDDLLAAEPPSARRRYGVLVDHLVPGSKESRIADAVARGPHGRHVRIVGHPFVDVWQCVTPRALGIAAWPEIPRGVDWKTGICRAFGWPHETQADTARAWQHILSRVTTYRDLEPALLGRVEELIDFVTEPAA
- the trmB gene encoding tRNA (guanosine(46)-N7)-methyltransferase TrmB translates to MPEPRTFRDEPVSFVRRSGRMSEAQERAFSDLAPRYLLDVPRDVAWTSVHPEARLDIGEEYGRDADLYVEIGSGQGHAIVAAASSRPHDDFLAVEVFRAGVARTMLDADRAGAHNLRVVEANAPEVLASYLPEGAAAEVWIFFPDPWHKKRHTKRRLVRPGFGDTAARALRDGGLLRLATDWEDYAFQMREVLDAEPLFERAFDGDWAERFDGRVMTAFERKGIAKGRDIRDLVYRRRDRV
- a CDS encoding CPBP family intramembrane glutamic endopeptidase translates to MTQPTVVSTAGERLVPAVLVCAAAPAFFVAALPWLGWLLLALGVGVAALIERREPVPTAAERMRRPSLTRDLALIAIGMLIVSAIPLAAELDNLAMLRFTIALGGAVLVPYVLSRFVFRDHAIRFPWRTGQRWGALQWGWLAAVLVLGWLILPFYFISSGVYQNWPVVDTPDLIVRLFVGVGAVGIWDELFFICTVFALLRRHFPDALANVLQAVVFVSFLWELGYREWGPLLTIPFALLQGFIFLRTHSLAYVVTVHLLFDAVVFAVLVHAHNPGLLPIFLV
- a CDS encoding DNA polymerase IV, with product MAEWVLHVDMDQFIAAVEVRRRPELAGRPVIVGGRGDPTERAVVSTASYEARAFGIGSGMPLKVAARKAPEDAVFLPVDHAEYERASDEVMAALRGLPDVVLEVIGWDECFLGTVTDDPESVARAAQRAVDEATGLHCSVGIGDNKVRAKIATEFGKPQGVFRLTADNWFAVMGDRPTRDLWGVGPKVQKRLAAHGIDTVRELAAADEATLVAEFGPKMGRWYLGLGSGLGPRVVDDTPWVARSHSRETTYQQNLTTHGEVRDALRELAEHAFDDCAAEGRPVTRVHLKVRYAPFETKTFGRKLAAPTTEREEVVAAALALGDTLDPDREVRLLGVRAEMAMPDAPGGVERTPVRGRI